Proteins found in one Herbiconiux sp. A18JL235 genomic segment:
- a CDS encoding aldehyde dehydrogenase (NADP(+)) yields the protein MTTTETSPASTEVRRRASEAERAFSVTAASSPETRVAWLQAVADALDAHADELVAVADRETALGAGRLRGEVARTTGQLRLFADVVTEGSYLEAVIDHAVPSAAPPRPDLRRMLRPIGPVAVFAASNFPFAFSVAGGDTASALAVGCPVIVKAHPGHPELSRRTGSLVASALRGAGAPGGVFALVEGYEAGPALVDDPAIRAVAFTGSLAGGRALHDRAARRPSPIPFFGELGSLNPVVVTPGADAATGARLAEELAGSFQLGAGQFCTKPGVVFVPEGSVLEEALPQHVGGGAAALLTPSIATGFDEGVRRLAATEGVSVVAGRLDALGPDAVADEGARPVVLAVDASTLAERPDDILTEVFGPVTVLVRYTGDAGGDDLTHALDALEGSLTATLHAAPGEPVEPVLRRLETLAGRVLFEGWPTGVAVNWAQHHGGPWPATTSAHTSVGATAVRRFLRPIAYQSAPAGSLPEALRDDNPLRIPRRVDGELVLP from the coding sequence ATGACCACGACCGAGACCTCCCCTGCCTCGACTGAGGTGCGTCGCCGCGCGTCGGAGGCCGAGCGCGCGTTCTCCGTCACCGCCGCATCCTCCCCCGAGACGCGTGTCGCGTGGCTGCAGGCCGTCGCCGACGCGCTCGACGCGCACGCCGACGAGCTCGTGGCGGTCGCCGACCGGGAGACGGCGCTCGGCGCCGGCCGGCTGCGCGGCGAGGTGGCGCGCACCACGGGGCAGCTGCGCCTGTTCGCCGACGTCGTGACCGAGGGCTCGTACCTCGAGGCGGTCATCGACCATGCGGTGCCCTCGGCCGCTCCGCCCCGGCCCGACCTGAGGCGCATGCTGAGGCCGATCGGGCCGGTGGCGGTGTTCGCCGCTTCGAACTTCCCGTTCGCGTTCTCGGTGGCCGGGGGCGACACCGCGTCGGCCCTCGCCGTGGGGTGCCCGGTGATCGTGAAGGCGCACCCCGGGCATCCGGAGCTCTCCCGGCGCACGGGGTCTCTCGTCGCCTCGGCGCTGCGCGGAGCGGGGGCGCCGGGGGGTGTGTTCGCCCTCGTCGAGGGCTATGAGGCCGGGCCGGCGCTGGTCGACGACCCGGCCATCCGGGCTGTCGCCTTCACCGGTTCTCTGGCAGGAGGGCGGGCGCTGCACGACCGTGCCGCCCGGCGACCATCGCCCATCCCGTTCTTCGGGGAACTCGGCAGCCTGAACCCGGTGGTCGTCACACCGGGCGCCGACGCCGCCACCGGAGCCCGGCTCGCGGAGGAGCTCGCCGGCTCGTTCCAGCTGGGGGCCGGGCAGTTCTGCACCAAGCCGGGCGTGGTGTTCGTGCCCGAGGGCTCGGTGCTGGAAGAGGCCCTGCCGCAGCACGTGGGCGGAGGCGCGGCGGCGCTGCTGACCCCCTCGATCGCCACCGGGTTCGACGAGGGGGTGCGACGGCTGGCAGCCACCGAGGGCGTCTCCGTCGTCGCGGGTCGCCTCGACGCGCTCGGCCCGGATGCCGTAGCCGACGAGGGCGCGCGCCCCGTGGTTCTCGCCGTCGACGCCTCGACCCTGGCCGAGCGGCCCGACGACATCCTCACCGAGGTCTTCGGCCCGGTCACCGTGCTCGTGCGCTACACCGGAGACGCCGGTGGCGACGACCTCACCCACGCGCTCGACGCGCTCGAGGGGAGTCTCACCGCGACACTGCACGCCGCGCCGGGCGAGCCGGTCGAGCCCGTTCTCCGCCGCCTCGAGACCCTCGCCGGGCGGGTGCTGTTCGAGGGGTGGCCCACCGGGGTCGCGGTGAACTGGGCGCAGCACCACGGTGGCCCGTGGCCCGCGACGACGTCGGCGCACACCTCCGTGGGGGCGACGGCGGTGCGCCGCTTCCTCCGCCCGATCGCGTACCAGAGCGCGCCGGCCGGCTCGCTGCCCGAGGCGCTGCGCGACGACAACCCCCTCCGCATCCCGCGTCGGGTCGACGGCGAACTCGTGCTGCCGTGA